In one Zymoseptoria tritici IPO323 chromosome 10, whole genome shotgun sequence genomic region, the following are encoded:
- the spc97 gene encoding spc97 like protein (. Probable component of spindle pole body; . probable component of spindle pole body) translates to MASRPPARGATLAERRASASVRQQSNRPTSAAVPSPTAETSSKSNVHTRTTTTDTTRRDVLTREAVIKRTTISPTKAPDRNGSFKKSVDAERPKSQGKAQVKPRSDSAAAPPWSPHASLLAPSTAPLASRISVPPVAAQAPISLHPPGLGSLSLQAQEKAIIEDLLFVLMGFEGQYIQFANSYDPLDEKSQLAGPQFGIQPGLDPSLRDLAQSMLKTATHFCAVDAFVEVQSREEMGSVNHALCAAMRKLTKDYMILIAQLEHQMLTNEAFTLHQLSLHLKPTAHMMHQLYSVGNVILKENSMLDREEDLDETDDFENILESLREGKDTGVPGKKVCKGGAVLRLLTKRMAAMAGDPAARQLLTLLLREASRPYMAMLNEWLHHGNVQDPHQEFLIKEQKSIRREGLEQDYTDEYWEKRYTLRQDLVPPQLDSIKDRVLLAGKYLNVVRECGGIENVTRDLDASTDVPHTFEDPRFLENVSGAYAFANRSLMTLLLTTHALPARLRSLKHYFFLDRSDFFSYFLELTHSELRKKPARNVNVGKLQSLLDIVLRQPGSVAAEDPFKEDVKVVMNDVGLTGWLMRVVNVQGMDADATSLTAYTPAAGNSTNSDAREEKDISGYEALTLDYAVPFPLSLVVSRVTLTRYQLLFRYLLSLKHLETLLTNSWTEHTKGKPWHHKAAVKTPVTRKIENWKRRAWCLRSRMLCFVQQLLYFCTSEVIEPNWQSFMARLAQPEGQEVVDAAETTPKVERTVDELMQDHVDFLATCLKECMLTNSKLLRINSKVMSTCTLFAEYTGSLSRSLAAADPDLGGSSADSAKLDKLFSILQQYEDHFSRHLKILLDALNYLAATETVVFLGLCARLSMANEG, encoded by the exons ATGGCTTCCAGACCACCCGCTCGTGGCGCAACACTCGCTGAGCGACGCGCATCTGCTTCAGTCCGCCAACAGAGCAATCGtcccacctccgccgcagtCCCCTCACCCACCGCCGAAACATCCTCGAAGTCCAACGTTCACACCCGGACGACGACTACCGACACAACACGGCGTGATGTTTTGACAAGAGAAGCAGTGATCAAACGCACAACAATCAGTCCGACGAAAGCTCCGGACCGAAATGGCAGCTTCAAAAAGAGCGTGGATGCGGAAAGGCCAAAGTCGCAAGGCAAGGCTCAGGTAAAGCCTAGAAGTGATTCGGCAGCGG CGCCGCCATGGAGCCCTCACGCCAGTCTGCTTGCCCCGTCAACAGCACCATTGGCTTCGCGAATATCTGTTCCTCCAGTGGCAGCGCAGGCACCTATATCGCTGCATCCTCCCGGACTAGGCTCGCTCTCGCTGCAGGCTCAGGAGAAAGCAATCATTGAGGATCTGCTTTTTGTGCTCATGGGATTCGAAGGACAGTACATACAATTTGCCAACTCGTATGATCCCCTGGACGAGAAGAGTCAATTGGCAGGACCACAATTTGGTATACAGCCAGGCCTGGACCCGAGCTTACGCGACCTCGCACAAAGTATGCTCAAGACGGCAACCCATTTTTGCGCCGTAGACGCTTTTGTCGAGGTTCAAAGTCGAGAGGAAATGGGTAGCGTCAATCATGCACTGTGTGCAGCGATGAGGAAGCTCACAAAGGACTACATGATTCTGATCGCTCAACTGGAACACCAAATGCTCACAAACGAGGCCTTCACACTACATCAATTGAGCCTGCACCTTAAACCGACCGCCCACATGATGCATCAGCTTTACAGCGTGGGTAACGTAATCCTAAAAGAGAATAGTATGCTGGACCGGGAAGAGGATCTGGACGAGACAGACGACTTTGAGAACATCCTCGAATCGCTTCGAGAGGGCAAGGATACTGGAGTGCCCGGGAAGAAAGTCTGCAAAGGTGGAGCTGTGCTGAGGCTATTGACCAAGAGAATGGCAGCCATGGCGGGCGATCCGGCGGCGCGACAGTTACTCACACTGCTGTTGCGAGAAGCCAGCCGTCCATACATGGCTATGCTGAACGAGTGGCTCCACCACGGCAACGTCCAGGATCCACACCAGGAGTTCCTGATCAAGGAGCAGAAGTCGATTCGTCGTGAAGGCCTGGAGCAGGACTACACAGATGAATACTGGGAGAAGCGCTATACACTTCGGCAGGATCTTGTACCGCCCCAGCTGGACTCCATCAAGGATCGGGTTCTGCTCGCGGGCAAGTATCTTAACGTCGTCCGGGAATGCGGCGGCATCGAGAATGTAACCCGAGATCTGGACGCCAGCACAGATGTTCCACACACATTTGAAGATCCCCGATTCCTCGAGAACGTCAGCGGAGCATACGCCTTTGCAAATCGAAGCCTCATGACATTACTCCTCACGACACACGCTCTGCCAGCAAGGCTACGCAGTCTGAAGCACTACTTCTTCCTCGACCGcagcgacttcttctcctacttTCTCGAGCTCACCCACTCCGAGCTCCGCAAAAAGCCCGCCCGCAACGTCAACGTGGGCAAACTCCAAAGTCTGCTCGATATCGTCCTGCGCCAACCTGGATCCGTGGCCGCAGAAGACCCTTTCAAGGAAGACGTGAAAGTCGTTATGAACGACGTCGGTCTGACTGGTTGGCTCATGCGCGTGGTCAACGTGCAAGGCATGGACGCCGACGCTACCTCACTCACCGCATACACTCCCGCCGCGGGCAACAGCACGAACAGCGACgcgagggaagagaaggacATTTCCGGATATGAAGCGCTCACTCTGGACTATGCCGTTCCCTTCCCTCTGTCGCTGGTTGTGAGCCGAGTCACACTCACTCGGTACCAACTCCTTTTCCGATACCTCCTCAGCTTGAAGCATCTCGAAACTCTGCTCACGAATTCCTGGACGGAACATACAAAAGGCAAACCATGGCACCACAAAGCGGCTGTCAAGACGCCCGTGACAAGAAAGATTGAAAACTGGAAGCGAAGGGCCTGGTGTCTCCGAAGTCGCATGCTCTGTTTCGTGCAGCAATTGCTCTACTTTTGCACGAGCGAGGTCATAGAACCGAATTGGCAGTCTTTCATGGCGAGGTTGGCGCAGCCGGAAGGTCAAGAAGTCGTGGACGCTGCCGAGACGACGCCGAAGGTGGAGAGGACCGTGGACGAATTGATGCAGGATCACGTAGATTTTCTGGCGACGTGTTTGAAGGAGTGCATGTTGACGAACTCGAAGTTGTTGAGG ATCAACTCCAAAGTCATGTCCACGTGCACCCTCTTCGCTGAATACACTGGCTCCCTCTCGCGGTCTCTCGCGGCCGCCGATCCCGACTTGGGAGGAAGTTCTGCGGACTCGGCCAAGCTGGATAAGCTGTTCTCGATCTTGCAGCAGTATGAAGATCACTTCAGTCGGCACCTAAAGATTTTGCTCGATGCGTTGAACTACCTGGCGGCAACGGAGACAGTTGTGTTCTTGGGGTTATGTGCGAGATTGAGCATGGCCAATGAGGGA
- a CDS encoding proteasome core particle subunit alpha 5 has product MFIARSEYDRGISTFSPEGRLFQVEYSLEAIKLGSTAIGISTSAGVILGVEKRITSSLLETSSVEKIVEIDRHVGCAMSGLQADARSMIEHARVTSQSHEFHYNERLGVESCTQAICDLALRFGEGADGEESIMSRPFGVALLIAGYDENGPSLYHAEPSGTFYRYDAKAIGSGSEGAQAELQNEFHKSLTLEEAEVLVLKTLKQVMEEKLDSKNVQLASVTKDKGFRIYGDEEMAGVVGRLEGN; this is encoded by the exons ATGTTCATAGCTCGCTCAGAATACG ATCGTGGTA TCAGCACCTTCTCCCCAGAAGGCCGCCTCTTCCAAGTCGAATACTCCCTGGAAGCCATCAAGCTCGGATCAACCGCAATCGGCATCAGCACCTCCGCCGGTGTCATCCTAGGAGTCGAGAAGCGCATCACATCTTCCCTCCTCGAAACGAGTTCCGTCGAGAAGATTGTCGAAATCGACCGTCATGTCGGCTGCGCCATGTCTGGACTGCAAGCTGATGCGCGGAGCATGATCGAGCACGCCCGCGTTACCTCGCAGAGTCACGAGTTCCACTACAACGAGCGATTAGGAGTTGAGAGCTGTACACAGGCGATTTGCGATTTGGCGTTGAGATTTGGAGAGGGTGCGGATGGTGAGGAGAGCATCATGAGTCGGCCGTTTGGTGTGGCGCTGCTCATTGCGGGATATGATGAGAATGGACCATCACT CTACCACGCAGAGCCATCGGGCACATTCTACCGCTACGACGCAAAGGCCATCGGTTCCGGTTCGGAGGGTGCTCAGGCTGAGCTACAGAACGAGTTCCACAAATCGCTCACCCTGGAGGAGGCAGAGGTACTCGTACTCAAGACGCTGAAGCAGGTCATGGAGGAGAAGCTGGACTCAAAGAATGTGCAATTGGCGAGCGTCACAAAGGACAAGGGTTTCAGGATCTacggcgacgaggagatgGCTGGTGTCGTTGGGCGGCTGGAGGGTAATTGA